AATGTGTAAAATCATGCACACTACCAATTTGAGCTAACATGATTaacaaataatttaatctatgctACATTCTTCAGCAATAGATGATTTCACATTATATCACAAGCCGGAATATGTACTAAATATTAAATCATCGAGCTAAAAGGTTTAATGATCCAAAAATCAATAATGGGCTCCCCAAATTGGAGATCCACCTGGTCAAGAGATCCATCACAATGCCCAGAAACCAAAAATCATGATTCTTCGAAGTCTCTAACCATGCATCAAGCGAGTGCAAGAATAAAGGGCTTTAAGGGCATGATGCAGTGTTTTGctattatctaaaaaaaatcaaaacacaATGAATTCACACACCCACACAAACACGCAcatgcgcgcgcgcacacacaaacATATACATGTACACACTTCAAGAGCCATGTTGTGATCAACAGTGCAGGTTTTGAATTCATGTGCCTTATCATGCATTTCTCACACTAGCAAGTTGGCTGCAACCTTTTTCTTTTCCCTTGTTTGTACCCACTAGATGTACAGGTAGAAGACCATTAAACATATCATCTTTTTGTCCTTGGTTATTTCAGGTAGCGAATATCACAATTGACAAAGTGGAATTTGGATGAGCCATCATTTATTTTGAATCATCAAGTCTATATCAAAAACTCAACATTTACTGTGTAGTCCAACCCTTATATCACAGCTCAAAAACTAGTATTTTCTTAACATACTATTCAACCCATCTTTTGAGATCTACAAGACTATTCTCATACATTAGGACCGGCTGCCCGGTACTATTAATGGAATCTCGCTAAACCATTTTGCagaaaatacttatgttcaagaataatttttattaattttattcgtTTATGTAAATATAACTGATGCATCAATATAATTTCCatacaaataataattatttataatttatgtgccAAGATGATTTCATTAACTAGTACATGTGATTTCAGGGATGGCTAAATTTATAAAATGTCAGATTTTTCACTCTTAGATATAATATAAATGCAATCTACCTTTATGAAAAAAGAAGGGTGTGTGCTAGCTTTTGCAGGTATTTGTTGCAGTATGTTAGACAATTTTTGGGACCTGATAAAGTAGGACCTAAGCATGATACTAAGAGCATGTCCATATAAACTACAAGAATAGTGAAATTAGATAATAATCCCCAAACAAGATCATGAAAAATACCTGCGGATTCTCTCATAATCTTCTGGATCCCACTTACGCTCTTCACTTTGCTCAAATAAAACATGTGCTCGATAACATATAGATTTGCGAGGCCTGTAAGGTATGCAAGTCGCTGCAAATTACAACAAAGAATTATTAAAAAGAAAAGATTATATGACATGGGCAAACATCATCCTGATTTTTATCAGTTAGCCCAATACAAGCACTTGTACTTGCACATACCTCCTggccatatatatacatacacgtgTGCATTCCCAAACACAAATGCACACATCCATGCAAACACATATCTACAATATGTCACTAGGCATTTGCATAGTTGCACTAACACTAGTCACTCAATAGGAGATAGAGAAGTCTGGCTCTCTAAAAAATacatgctctctctctctatctctccacacacacacacagagagagagagaggggggggactACTCTCCTCTTAGGGCATTTTTTGTAAAAATCCCCTCAATGAGATGGGATCCAACAAGACGGATTGGAGAGAGTGAAGGGAGAGAGCAGAAAAGTAGGAGATAGAGCTCTGGGAGGTCATAGGACCCAATCCCCATGGGATTTttgtggaaaaaaaaaaggaccatGAGCTGGTGCTTCCCCCCTCCCACTTTCTGATGTAGCTGCAAGTGCTGTTGCAGTGCTGCAGCCACCTTTCAATATAGTGGGAAGAGGGTTTTGAAGGACAAAATGCAATcctagattttaaatctaaatttgataAGATCTTTAAGTTGAACTTTAAAGTTCAGTGCAGGAAGCAAAGCAAATCTCAGCAACAATTTAATCCAGAATTAGATTAACAGCAACCATAAGAGCTAAAAATGAAAGACCAACAACTGAAATCAATACACCAATATCAAGTGCATCTAATAGTCCCAAAAAAATACATCCAGAAAATGAATCTTTCcaagtttaattatttaaaagaaAGTGGATAAGTTTTGAAGGAAGGTGAAGAAGGTAATAGGTTATGATGGTTACGAGATAATGATGATTATCTTGGATGAGAAGGTGAAGATCGGCGAGGTTCAAGGTTACAACAGATTCACCGAATGTGGGTTACCAACGACCACCAAGGCTAGCAACACCACAGTGGACAAACTCCAGCACGAAAAGGATGAAAGGCAAGGAAGATCCGGAAGAAATTGAGGGAAGGAGAGATTGATCCGAGCGCGAGAAAGAAGCAACTACGAATCAGAAGATAGAGGGAAGCCGTATGTAAAGAGAGGAGGATTTAGGGTTTCTACGGAAGTCTTTCTTCTATCCTTCTCAAGCTCCAAGAGCCCATATTTataacctttttcttctttcttccttttctaatcttctttttttgaTTGATCCAAAAATGCCATtttctctccttcctctttttttctctcttttcttttctttcccctctttcttttcctctcttttatcTCTTTCCCCTTTTTCTCTTTGCCCTTTTTCTtgtcctctcttttttctctcttttccctttttcttttctttccctcttCTCTAATAAGAGATAAATCTGTTGGAGGATCATGTGGTCCCCGCAAATCTAGATTTGGCATCTCCGTTTGgctaaaaaataaacaaaaggatTTAGTTCGGGTTTCGGTCAATCTATATAATCTTTCTCAAAAAACTTAAGCTGGATTGAATGAACACAACAAATAAGATAAAGAAAATAACAACTCGACTAATAAGATAAGAAAACGGCTTGAGGCACTGCATTACTTTCTCTTTGTTCTCTAGTCCATCCTACTAGATCAAGCGAAATCTGGCAAGATTTTCCCAAAAAGGCCCTTAAGAAGAGAAAATATCTAGTCCCCCCATTGTTTTAGCCATGAGATTTTAATTAAGATATACCATCTTAGTGTCGGATCCGGTACCGGGCCACCCTATTACTATGTCAGGACGAAGCTGGTTCGACATACCAAGTATCAATACGCCCCCCATAGAGATGGCAATCAGATGGATTTTTTCAAGTACCCAATCTATCGCGAATCCTAATAGGACCCAATTAGCAATGCCGTATATGATTTGGAAAGGATttggaatttaaaattaaaatatgttcGGATTTGGGATTGGACCCTTAGGTACTCGCTACCCGaacctaattatatatatatatatattatacacaATAAAGGGGTGAGAGGATTTGAACTTTATACTTTTAGAAGGCCGATCACTATTTGGATTCATTTATTTCTATTTGAAGCATTCCTTTCTTGGATTCATTCTATTGATAATCCACAATAAGCCTTGCTGAATTGTTCTCGAATAACTGGTGATGTGGTGTACCATATTGCTTCTAAATTTTAGTTTATATGATATTTCAATTGATCAGACAGGTTTGGGTATTTGAATAACCTAATCCGAATAAAGGTTAATCGGACAGGTTCAGGTACCCGATAGGTTTACCATTTTTTTAATGGGATAAGTTTGAGATTTTTGGATAATCTTGTAATCAGGTTTGGGACAGGTTTAGGTAGTCAGATTTAAACGGATTCGAATGTGGATGGGGCAAATTTTGCGGGTACCCAACTTGTTGCCATTCCTAGGCCCTCATATTGCATACTAGTACTAAACCAGTACAGTATGGTACATGCTATACCATTCAATTCGGTACAAAATGGCATACCTTGATTTTAATGGTCTAGATTACATAGCAACTTTTGTTTTCTTGTCCCAAAAATACCCCTTTACAATCTCACACTATGATCATATCTTCCTCTCTTTATGTCCTGACCTCACTTCCCTCATTGTCCCTTTCTACACCCCTACTCCATCGCCACACCATCCTACACCGCTGCCTCCCACATCAAATACTGCcttccccttcttccttcactgccATTGTCCTCTATGCCCCTCCATTGTTGTGCCTTCCCTGCCACATGTCTTCCCCACCAAGCCCCAACTTTCTCTTCATCCTCCTATGCCTTTGTTTCCCATCTCTCAAATAAATAAAGTCCAAAACAATAGCAAGAGGAAGATCGATCACGGAGTTGGGAAGAATTTTTGAGATTCTATCCTTAGAAGACTCGAAATACTTCTTGGAATTAATGGAGATGGTGGCCTTCCTAATATTCCATGCCATCTTCACCCTCCTCCCCACCCTCTTTGCTCTGTGTCTCCACTGTTCTATTTGTGACATCCTCTAATCATTTCTTAAACCTTTCCTGAAAGAGATGGTTCAGAAGATGGTGGAAATGGTCCTAAACAGGTCGACAACAACGCTGTAGAACATTGTTAAGCATGGCAGTGATGTGGAAGGCGGGGCATGCGAGGGAGGGGTAGACCATTGGAGGGCAGTGGTGGCAGCATTCCTGTGGATGGGCATGGAGGGGGGGACCTTGTCCCAGCTATCTTCTGTGAAACCTCAACATGGCTGATGGTGTTGGAGGTGCACTGGAATAGACTCGGGTTGGCAATAGGGTGTTTGGTGACAGCGATGTCAAAAAGAGAGGTCCATTTTCTTTTGAGGGGGGGTGTTGGGGGTTGTGGCTGAGGTGGGGTGGGGGGCGGTGTTGTTTGCACTAAAGCTCGAGTGATATTTTTAGGGGGGAAAGGGCTAAATTGCGACATGATCAAAACCACTAAAATTTAGATCTCATAGCCAAAGTTTTAAATCATGTGGGATGGAGATCTCCCAGCATCTCCATGAACCAGGATGCCCTGCTGTCCCATCCCGTCCCAACAGCCATCTTGATCATACATCTTgatagatatcctccatctctctctctctttttttctttttttttccttcttttttttctttttcttctaccttcctttcttttcgtcatccctttctttttttcctttttctccttccttctctttcctttcttccttctttccttcctttcttttattttttcttcttcattcttttcacttttttctttttccatcttctattctttctttcctctttcttcttcctttcctccaTAGATGGGTTTCGGAGTCCCAATCCCGTCTCGGTCCCATTTTCTCATAGGAACAGGATGGGACCATCGAGATGCCACTTATCCCGCTGAGACATAAAACCTTGCTTATAGCTAAAATGATAAGAGGATTGAATACCCTCTTATAAGAGAAAAGTAGATGACTTATCTACAAAACAACAATCAAGTGTAAATATAACTTATTGATATGacaaataaaagataaatttgacATTTCTAAATTCTTATAAGAAGCAAGAAACATGCAAATTCCTGCCATAAAAGAGTGAAGCTTATAAGGATTGGGCATCAGGGCAATGGTCGTATGATTCAAAAATAAGCATCTAGGGTAGACAATATACACAACAATGTCCTGCCAacaaaaatatatgtatatatggggATTGACTCtaaaaaaagtacaaaaaaacaacccattatattataaaataataataacatcTCTATTGCTTGAGGAACTATTGTTGATTAATTGATTAGCGCTATGAATATGCACAACTATAAATGTTCCTTAAATCTCACTAGTCACGACACTCTGCTCATGCGAAATGcctatattataaataattgtaTGATAAATTGTCAAGGCTCGTGCAGGTGGAAGAAGTATCGATAATTTGCAGAATTAGAGCAGCAATCAAGAAATAATTAATTGGGCTAATTTGTAGATTCTTAGTCAACCATTGCTCTAGCTAACTATGTCTTCAAAGTTACTAGGTCGATACTCTACCTAATTATAGCTTTCCCAACATAGACTACATGACGTAATTAACTAAAGGATTaagatttataatttaaaatatatgtgaaGATTTAAGAGGGCAACAAGGTCGATATGGAAGAGGGAAAAAAGGAACAGAAATGGGACAAAATTCACATGGCTTGATGAGTAAAAAGGCAAACTGAAGTAACCACTTAATATGTAGGCTTACCAATTTCTTGCCAACAATTTCTGACTTGTCGATAACTTCTATAATGGAGAATCATATGGACACCATCCTTTCCCAGATgatatctctaaaaaaaaaataagaaaaaagaaaacctaTGAAGCCTGGGCATGGATACAATATATGAATACAACATGACAGGTAATTAAATCTTGAAAGTATGACATTATACAGCAAGGATACAAAAATGAAATTATATGtattttttatgtatgtatgtaacaaAACATCCATGAAACAAGATAGGCTCACAAAAGAACATAATCCATACATTATACATTCTTTATGTGATACCATTAACGCCTGCAAACTCGCCATTAAAATCCAAGATCACCTTCCATACTCTCTACTCAAAAATCAGCATCACAAACTCCAAAATTAACCACCAACCATGAAAAGCTAAACATttgttgaaaagaaaaaaagaaaagggaagggGGCGCCCGGGGGTATCGAGGAAGTATCTTGAGTATATTCGGGAAGTAtacagagttttttttttttttaataacaaaTAGGATACTTGACATAAATGTCAAAAACAAATCCTCGAAGTATTCAAGAAGTATCGGCATAGATACAATATTCTCTGAATGATTCTCTTAATTATTCTCCATAAATAGATCAATCTACAAACAGTCAAATTTTTCTCAAATTATGCAcagattttaaatttattcatgAGTCATTCATGAGTAATTAAGATATTTTTATGTGTTATTAACTAATGATTCCATATCTTGCTGCTACTAGAAATATTTTTACTATCATTTGTTATTCTTGACTCTCCTATGCTTGTATTCAGGTAAAGTAGACTACAGATATTTTAAGGAGCTTAAATTTTTTGTTTTGCTATGCTAATTAGCTCATCCAAGCTCTTTCCAAGCTTTTGACAAATTTGCCAGATTCTTTCCCAACTCCTAATCTCTACTAACTGAATTGTTCCTGAAGATTGAACTTATGATTTTGATATCAATACTTGATATGTATCAAATGCATATCCGATACATGCATGGCATGTAACTTGAAGCATATATTCCTCCTAGAAAAATCTTAAATAAACTCAGGTGGTCTTAGTCATTAGTtatataagaaagaaaaagaatatgaTGATAAAAAGGAGATAAAACACTACTTCGATACCATGCTAACAAATTACAATAATGATTCTAACTTAGTTCGAATgtgtatccaaaaaaaaaatgttatacACAACAACTTAACAATGAAGGCAACATGTTTCCCAAAATTGAGTGACTTCTATCTGTATTTTATCGCATACATGAAAAAATGTTATTATTATGTAAACCTTCTTATATACAGTCAAGATTACATTTCAGTTTTGATTTCACTGTTATCGTATATTTGGTGCCGCCCCCAATCTAGAATCTCACACATGCAGCTGCTTGAACATATCATCCTTTTTACTTTTCTCTAGAACACATTACCACTAAAAGTAACATGTGCAGGCATATGTTTAGTCCCACATTCGCTATGCACTAGGTCGATATTGTTTATTTATATACAGCCAAACAATCCAAACAATACCTTCCAGCTGAGCCTTTGAAATCCTAGGTTGCTACAAATTAGGCAATGCGACAGATACAAAGCTAATATAGAAGTTAAGATCTAACTCTAAGGGGATTTTAGGATATCATGATTATTTTGACTAGCCACAACTATTTATGAAAAGCTGTAACCTCTTTTAATTAGAAGAGAACGCAATCCATATTTAGAAGACCTAGACCTCACTAATATAAAGATTGTGATCAGTTTTATTATCTGATTAATGAAAGGAAAGAGGACTTAGAACCCTACTTTTGTAATTTTCTTATTTTCTAATATTTCTCTTTTAAGAGGTCAAAGTTGAGCGGATTGAAGAAATTGCTTCCTTCTctccaaatagatcaattaaaatTGTTAATTTCGATAATTACTTAAATGCAAGATATAACTACCTTCTAAAATAGCTATAGATCATCTCTATtccaatttttttatatataatatatttttatcttttaattaattctatatcaaaattttaattcaaaaattacatTGCCCATatcagcttggaaaagatgtctGCTACACATCAGTCCAGGCCAATTTTAGTGCCCCGCACCCTGTAACAGCATTTGGATGCTGTCAGAACAATATGGTAGTATCAGTGGTACCATATCCTAGCAATGATATTCAAATCCTTGACCAGAATAAATATTAATTGTTGTAGTCCAAAAGTCACCAAAGTTCTCGCATAGGCTAGTCAATGAGTCTCCATATATCAATGCAAGTGTTATTTAAAATTATGCAGTTTTATTGGTTATTTTGTAATGAATTTCATTACAATTTCTCTTGTATTTCAAGTTAAACTTCTCCTCAGAACTGCAAAGTTATCCTCccatttcttcttttcttgttctACTTTTGTAGTTCATCACCTTAATTTTTCTAAACCCCTACTGTTAGTTGCATTGAATTGGTAAGAGAGCGGCACTTTATATTCTTTCCATGATGACGTTGGGAATATCCTAGAAGAACATCATATGTATCCCGTATTCTTGCATCTTCCATTAGATAACCATAAAAATCAGGACCTAACCTACAAAAttacaataaaattatgagatgaCAAAAATGTCAAATGAAGATCCCATATATGAATATAGTCAACTTATTGAAGATATGAATAAGATCCCACTCTTCTATATTTCatctttgaaaatttaaaatataaagtccCTCAAgatcttaaaaattaaatcttcgcATCTAAAAGCTAAAAAGTTGAAATACCAAGCACAAGATCTGGACATTAATGAGAGGATCCAGATTTCCTCGACAATAATGAATATGCCCAAGGAATACGAAGTTTGGTTGCCTGAACTAGGAGCACGGGCAAGAGTGAGACTCTAGAAAGAGAGAATCAACTTAGTCGATGACTTTGGCTAATAAGCTATGGAAATCCATCCATCTTGATTTTTTTCCTCCACTACCACTATAGTTCATCTAGATTAGCAGTGACAAGGCCAATGGACTAAAAGGAGCTTTCTCTATGATTTGATGAATTTCTGGTGACACATGGTGTATTTCATGTATGCACAATATATTGATGACAAACACTACACAATCAGACTTCACAAGTCTAGTGGACTggatggatctgaaaataatcacTCATTAAACCAGATAATGCAAATCATGCTAGCTGGAAGAGCAGTAAAAATAACATATTTAATAGATGATATACCTAGTTCTAAACTAAAATTGGGTTGAAATAAGACCTTGCACATCCAATAAATGGGTTATAGACTGGGTTAGTTGGTCCACCTACCAATACCAACTAGTTTGGGATTAAGACTTAGTTGAGTTGAgtattgatgtaattgtataatAATGTTAGTTGTTAAGCTACAAAGCTATGATTTATATAAGGTTTATCTTAAGAGCCCTAGTTTTGTGATAGGTTGGTTCTAGAAAGCCCTAAAGTCATGAAACTTGTATTGAGGCTAGTTTAGTTCTTTCTTATtacaaattataaatatataatgcaCTTCATGGAatctatatctttttcttttctttttgattttgccAGGGAGTGCTGATATTTGAAACTTGATGCTCTCTTCTATGGATTCCAAGGTTCCCTTCATCTCGctgttttccttccttttcttatTACTGCAGAGACTTGTCCCAAGCTGCACCAGGACAAAAACATAGGCCAAACACAGCCTGTCAAGGTGGGGCTTCAATACAATTTGTGAGGGGGTAAAGACTAAATATGTGCCAATGAAAGAAGACTTGGATGGAAGCTATGGTAAACAACCCCTTGATACATCCATTTTAGAAGACTGAGACTTGAAGCAAAATTGAAACAAAAAGTAGTATTTATTCGTTACATGCTGACCCCGAAATAATGAAATAAACAATAATATTTAAGTCTATTAATGTGTATACAGTCTGTATATTGCATGATTTGCAAGTAAGGTACCAGTGAATTATATGTGTAATCACTAAAAAGACCCTAATCCACCTATTCAGCAGCATCCTAAAGAGCTGTATAACGAGCCATTCTAGTAAATGGTAATATCcttcataaaaataagatttttcaaCTTGTTTACATGCCCTCTCACAATCATGCATCATACAATTTCTTCAATCAAAAAGATCAAAGCTTAGGACTGGTGATGAGATGTTTGAGGCTTACAATTTTTAAGAAAAGGATTAGACAATTGACAAAACAAGAATTTTGCATTTTGAGTTCGTCTCTTCACATTAAATCTTAGAGAAAGTGGATCAAAACTCACAGGGCCTTCATTCTTTAAAGTACAATTAACATCGTGTCAGCAAGTTTCTCACTAGGAGGTGATGTGACTTTGTATCGACATAAAAAACAAATTGATTTTCCAGAAAACAGAATAATTAAAAGGAAAACAAAACAAGTACTTGGTAAAAAATATTGACTGTTAGATACTTGAATTCTAATTGCAATAACATGAAAAGAAGATTAGCTAAAGTTGTAGTTAAAACATAACAGAACAAACCTCTACATATTTTTCAATGGCAGCTTTGATTAGTTTATCTTCCTCTGGAGTGAAGCGCTTGCCTTGCACTAATTGCATTTTGCCATCTTCTTCATGTTCAGTGTCATCGGCAGGAGGAAACACCTCCACTTTACCTGAAAACCTAACCTTTCGGTTTTTTTCCTTTGATCGAGAGGCCTTAGAATCACCAGAATGTCTCTCACCCATCATGTTAGATGTCTCGTCATTTTCTTTATCTTCTGCAAATCCAGCATTCATTTCACTCCTGGGGACTCCTTCAGACAAGAAATTTATGCTTCTGTCCTCTCCATccctcttttccttcttcctctttATTTTCTTATCACCTCTCAGTGTAGTAGATGGCCTCCCATCAACACCAGCATCTGCAGTCTCCGTATCCTCTGTGCTGAATGCTTGCTTGACCCTCTTCCTTTTGTCATGCTCAGCAATTTCGAACCCAGCACCATCCTTTGtccttttcctcttctctcttttatCTCCATTTGAACCTTTACATGCTTCATCGCAACCTGGCTCTTTATCATCTGCAATGACATGTTTTCCATTACCTGATCCATTTATACCAGCTGCCAATGAAGATGTAGAAACCTCCTTATACTTGTCCTCTTTCCTGATTCCCTTCTTCACATCCTCCACTATTGTTGTACCCACCTCATGGTTAGCATTCCTTGCTGATTCCATCTTTTTAACATTTCCAGCCCTTTTCTGTCTGTCATCAGTTACTTCATCAGTGGCATCTGTTTCAAAAGATTCTGCACAGTTACCAACTTTCACACTCCTATCCTTTTTTCGCTTCTTTTTCGTGTCTACTTGCAGATCAGTGCACAATTCATCCATTTCATTATTCTTGTTTTCCCCTCTTTTCTTCCCCTTATCTCTTCCCTTGTCACCAATCTTCTCATCATTGTCGTTCATACCATCAAGTCCTTTATGAAGCAAATCTGAAGAAGAGGAAATGCCatcctctttttcattatttctcttgttctttttcttcttttccttcttattATCCTtccttaaatccaattgagcctcttcctcatccttctCCACATCAGTCCTGCTCTCCTGCCCATCAGAACACCTTCCATCGATAACAGTCTGATCATCCTCAATCTTGAAACatccattcttcttcttctcatgctTCATTGAAGCTACTTTAACTTCCTCCAAGGCATTATCCTTATTGACATCCCTAGCATCTACTTCAATGTCTTTATTTTGTTCGACGGCATTGCTCTTGTCTGCCTTcttatcctttttctttttctctttatgcTTCTCCATCTTTCGAAGCTGGTCCCTTTCCTCTTCTTGCAACCCGAGAAACAACAAATTTCaccaaaattttctctttctcaGGTTGTTACACCCATCACATCGGCAATTACCTGAAAACAAAGGAAAATTTCGAATTAAGAAACAAATCTTTCAATTCAACCAACAGATCGCTTGGATTTGGATGCTCCCACAGAGAAAGAACCTCAGTACCGTGTACGCAGGTCTCCTCGCAATCGTTACGGTTTTCAACTAAACCAGTGAGGATTCTTGCAGAATTTTATCGTTTTTATCCATAAAAGAGAGAGTTCTTTTAAACTACAACAACAACAAGAGAGATAGATAGAGTTGTCGGGGGGAATTGGGTGggggagaagaagagggagaaggaaatgTGTGGGGAAGGACGGAGCGGAGGGAGGAGAGGTGGGCCTGGAGAGGGGCGTGGTGCGGATGATTAGAGCGGGTTCGCGAAGGGACACGGTGGTCGGAGGGGGCGGCTGGACGAGAGCTTGTCGGAGATGGCGGCGGCGACGGGGCCGAAGCGGGGATAGGTAGCTAGGGTTTCGAAGGAGGCGGGGAGCAGGAGAGAGACAAAtattttcaagaaaataaaatcttcGAGAAACTTCTTGGAAAGGATGGGAATGGCCCAAATCCAATAGGATATCTCTTCGCCCGCGCcatctcctcctccccctcccccgCCGCCACCCTCCCCTCCTCCGCCTCCTCCGCCTCTCCAACTGCCCTACTGGGCCCTCTCCTTCCTCGGAATTA
Above is a genomic segment from Elaeis guineensis isolate ETL-2024a chromosome 1, EG11, whole genome shotgun sequence containing:
- the LOC105039705 gene encoding uncharacterized protein isoform X2 — protein: MEKHKEKKKKDKKADKSNAVEQNKDIEVDARDVNKDNALEEVKVASMKHEKKKNGCFKIEDDQTVIDGRCSDGQESRTDVEKDEEEAQLDLRKDNKKEKKKKNKRNNEKEDGISSSSDLLHKGLDGMNDNDEKIGDKGRDKGKKRGENKNNEMDELCTDLQVDTKKKRKKDRSVKVGNCAESFETDATDEVTDDRQKRAGNVKKMESARNANHEVGTTIVEDVKKGIRKEDKYKEVSTSSLAAGINGSGNGKHVIADDKEPGCDEACKGSNGDKREKRKRTKDGAGFEIAEHDKRKRVKQAFSTEDTETADAGVDGRPSTTLRGDKKIKRKKEKRDGEDRSINFLSEGVPRSEMNAGFAEDKENDETSNMMGERHSGDSKASRSKEKNRKVRFSGKVEVFPPADDTEHEEDGKMQLVQGKRFTPEEDKLIKAAIEKYVERYHLGKDGVHMILHYRSYRQVRNCWQEIATCIPYRPRKSICYRAHVLFEQSEERKWDPEDYERIRSFQQKHGSKWKELAEQLGKHRVHVKDAWRRIKPPNLRKGFWSQDEYQTLFNLVNVDLRMKAFQEKKSKHGMLRDNISWEAISEKLATRSTPNICVKWYQQLSSSLVKKGIWSDVDDYRLLDALQNTDACCVEDVDWDNLLEHRPGEVCRKRWNQMIRHIGGHREKPFIEQLEVLHGRYCPDMLEYRK
- the LOC105039705 gene encoding uncharacterized protein isoform X4, translated to MEKHKEKKKKDKKADKSNAVEQNKDIEVDARDVNKDNALEEVKVASMKHEKKKNGCFKIEDDQTVIDGRCSDGQESRTDVEKDEEEAQLDLRKDNKKEKKKKNKRNNEKEDGISSSSDLLHKGLDGMNDNDEKIGDKGRDKGKKRGENKNNEMDELCTDLQVDTKKKRKKDRSVKVGNCAESFETDATDEVTDDRQKRAGNVKKMESARNANHEVGTTIVEDVKKGIRKEDKYKEVSTSSLAAGINGSGNGKHVIADDKEPGCDEACKGSNGDKREKRKRTKDGAGFEIAEHDKRKRVKQAFSTEDTETADAGVDGRPSTTLRGDKKIKRKKEKRDGEDRSINFLSEGVPRSEMNAGFAEDKENDETSNMMGERHSGDSKASRSKEKNRKVRFSGKVEVFPPADDTEHEEDGKMQLVQGKRFTPEEDKLIKAAIEKYVERYHLGKDGVHMILHYRSYRQVRNCWQEIATCIPYRPRKSICYRAHVLFEQSEERKWDPEDYERIRSFQQKHGSKWKELAEQLGKHRVHVKDAWRRIKPPNLRKGFWSQDEYQTLFNLVNVDLRMKAFQEKKSKHGMLRDNISWEAISEKLATRSTPNICVKWLQNTDACCVEDVDWDNLLEHRPGEVCRKRWNQMIRHIGGHREKPFIEQLEVLHGRYCPDMLEYRK
- the LOC105039705 gene encoding uncharacterized protein isoform X1 — protein: MEKHKEKKKKDKKADKSNAVEQNKDIEVDARDVNKDNALEEVKVASMKHEKKKNGCFKIEDDQTVIDGRCSDGQESRTDVEKDEEEAQLDLRKDNKKEKKKKNKRNNEKEDGISSSSDLLHKGLDGMNDNDEKIGDKGRDKGKKRGENKNNEMDELCTDLQVDTKKKRKKDRSVKVGNCAESFETDATDEVTDDRQKRAGNVKKMESARNANHEVGTTIVEDVKKGIRKEDKYKEVSTSSLAAGINGSGNGKHVIADDKEPGCDEACKGSNGDKREKRKRTKDGAGFEIAEHDKRKRVKQAFSTEDTETADAGVDGRPSTTLRGDKKIKRKKEKRDGEDRSINFLSEGVPRSEMNAGFAEDKENDETSNMMGERHSGDSKASRSKEKNRKVRFSGKVEVFPPADDTEHEEDGKMQLVQGKRFTPEEDKLIKAAIEKYVERYHLGKDGVHMILHYRSYRQVRNCWQEIATCIPYRPRKSICYRAHVLFEQSEERKWDPEDYERIRSFQQKHGSKWKELAEQLGKHRVHVKDAWRRIKPPNLRKGFWSQDEYQTLFNLVNVDLRMKAFQEKKSKHGMLRDNISWEAISEKLATRSTPNICVKWYQQLSSSLVKKGIWSDVDDYRLLDALQNTDACCVEDVDWDNLLEHRYSYQRRTRMLIHIGGIHVHQCKRANPETSVYCLERQPKKRTISNMVFNRKRDFLLVSIALFFLE
- the LOC105039705 gene encoding uncharacterized protein isoform X5 codes for the protein MEKHKEKKKKDKKADKSNAVEQNKDIEVDARDVNKDNALEEVKVASMKHEKKKNGCFKIEDDQTVIDGRCSDGQESRTDVEKDEEEAQLDLRKDNKKEKKKKNKRNNEKEDGISSSSDLLHKGLDGMNDNDEKIGDKGRDKGKKRGENKNNEMDELCTDLQVDTKKKRKKDRSVKVGNCAESFETDATDEVTDDRQKRAGNVKKMESARNANHEVGTTIVEDVKKGIRKEDKYKEVSTSSLAAGINGSGNGKHVIADDKEPGCDEACKGSNGDKREKRKRTKDGAGFEIAEHDKRKRVKQAFSTEDTETADAGVDGRPSTTLRGDKKIKRKKEKRDGEDRSINFLSEGVPRSEMNAGFAEDKENDETSNMMGERHSGDSKASRSKEKNRKVRFSGKVEVFPPADDTEHEEDGKMQLVQGKRFTPEEDKLIKAAIEKYVERYHLGKDGVHMILHYRSYRQVRNCWQEIATCIPYRPRKSICYRAHVLFEQSEERKWDPEDYERIRSFQQKHGSKWKELAEQLGKHRVHVKDAWRRIKPPNLRKGFWSQDEYQTLFNLVNVDLRMKAFQEKKSKHGMLRDNISWEAISEKLATRSTPNICVK